One part of the Nitrospirota bacterium genome encodes these proteins:
- a CDS encoding ATP-dependent 6-phosphofructokinase: protein MKRRNDMRIGILTGGGDAPGLNGVIRAVVRTANIMYGWKVIGIFDGFEGLMGKTNTKELTPWNTRGILFRGGTILGTTNRGNPFAVKMMEKGKQVEKDLSDSVIKNMKKLKLDAIIVIGGDGSLGIAQKFFKKGIRVIGVPKTIDNDLSATHVTFGFTTAVETATDALDKLHTTAESHHRVIVVEVMGRYAGWIALEAGIAGSADVILIPEIPYDMKQVCAKIIERKKANCNSSIVVVAEGAKPLGGEMAVLEKDSSGYALRFAGMGDRVAEGVRKITGMDVRVTVLGHVQRGGSPCASDRILATQYGVKAVELIAQRKFGHMVSYRPPDITSVPLEKAIRKMKLVDPAGNLVKAAESVGVCFGR, encoded by the coding sequence ATGAAAAGGAGAAACGATATGCGAATAGGCATCCTGACAGGCGGGGGTGATGCCCCTGGCTTAAACGGCGTGATCAGGGCGGTCGTGCGGACTGCAAATATTATGTATGGCTGGAAGGTCATTGGTATATTTGACGGTTTTGAAGGCCTCATGGGCAAGACCAATACCAAGGAGCTCACGCCCTGGAACACGCGCGGCATCCTATTCAGGGGAGGCACAATCCTCGGTACAACGAACAGGGGGAACCCTTTTGCAGTCAAGATGATGGAAAAAGGTAAGCAGGTCGAAAAAGATCTTTCTGACAGCGTCATCAAAAACATGAAGAAGCTTAAGCTCGATGCGATCATTGTGATCGGTGGCGACGGCTCACTTGGTATCGCGCAGAAGTTTTTCAAAAAAGGTATCAGGGTGATCGGCGTTCCAAAGACCATTGACAACGATCTTTCGGCAACGCATGTGACGTTCGGCTTTACAACTGCGGTTGAGACTGCGACCGATGCCCTGGATAAGCTCCACACTACGGCAGAGAGCCATCATCGGGTTATCGTGGTTGAGGTGATGGGCCGTTATGCCGGTTGGATTGCGCTTGAGGCCGGCATTGCCGGGAGCGCTGATGTGATCCTCATTCCGGAAATTCCCTATGACATGAAACAGGTCTGTGCCAAGATCATAGAGCGGAAAAAGGCGAACTGCAATTCAAGCATTGTGGTAGTGGCTGAAGGCGCCAAGCCCCTTGGCGGAGAGATGGCAGTGCTCGAAAAGGATTCCTCCGGATATGCCCTGCGTTTTGCAGGGATGGGAGACAGGGTTGCAGAGGGCGTCAGGAAAATCACGGGTATGGATGTGCGGGTAACGGTTCTCGGTCATGTTCAGCGCGGCGGCTCTCCCTGCGCGTCAGATAGAATCCTTGCAACACAATACGGCGTGAAGGCAGTAGAGCTGATCGCACAGAGGAAGTTTGGTCATATGGTCTCTTACCGGCCGCCTGATATCACATCAGTGCCGCTTGAAAAGGCGATCAGGAAAATGAAGCTGGTTGACCCTGCAGGGAATCTGGTGAAGGCAGCCGAATCTGTCGGTGTGTGTTTCGGCAGATAA